A portion of the Microbulbifer agarilyticus genome contains these proteins:
- a CDS encoding pilus assembly protein PilP: MKKYFALTAAMLALTGCSLDGSHGDLRQKMAAVKHKPKGQIEPIPTFTPYSPYVYSAAAMRSPFMRPVLEADQRLVGRKLDVAPDVNRQKELLERYPFDALSMVGTLSRSGQLWALVNDGDGGIHRITIGNYMGKNHGRVVNASSSQLDVLEIVPDGTGSWIERPRALTLEDKDN; this comes from the coding sequence ATGAAAAAATACTTCGCTCTGACCGCGGCAATGCTGGCGCTCACTGGTTGTAGCCTGGACGGTAGTCACGGTGACCTGCGCCAGAAGATGGCGGCAGTAAAACACAAGCCCAAAGGGCAAATTGAGCCTATCCCCACATTTACGCCTTACAGCCCGTATGTGTACAGTGCTGCGGCTATGCGCAGTCCTTTCATGCGTCCGGTGCTTGAGGCTGATCAGCGCTTGGTGGGACGCAAGCTGGACGTGGCTCCAGATGTGAACCGGCAGAAAGAGTTGTTGGAGCGCTATCCGTTCGATGCTCTTTCTATGGTGGGTACCCTTTCCAGGAGTGGGCAGTTATGGGCACTGGTAAATGATGGTGATGGCGGCATCCACCGTATCACTATTGGTAATTACATGGGTAAAAACCACGGGCGGGTGGTCAACGCCTCGTCGTCACAACTCGATGTACTCGAAATTGTGCCGGATGGCACCGGTAGCTGGATTGAACGGCCGCGGGCACTGACTTTGGAAGATAAGGACAACTAA
- a CDS encoding PilN domain-containing protein, whose product MAKINLLPWRQEFRAQKQKEFQQVAVVVVLAAAVSVFMWMKTVDAQIANQNERNQLLNTEIAALNKQVREIKELKQRRQELIDRMRVIQELQGNRPLAVRYFDEMVRAAPEGLWLTELKRAGKTLEISGVAESNNRVSSFMRSLDQSEWFQSPNLTGVTAKPEFGEQASAFEMTVSVSGRKKEEGADDGANSGA is encoded by the coding sequence ATGGCAAAAATTAACTTACTCCCATGGCGCCAGGAATTTCGGGCGCAAAAGCAGAAAGAGTTTCAGCAGGTTGCGGTTGTGGTGGTGCTTGCGGCCGCAGTCTCGGTATTCATGTGGATGAAAACCGTCGATGCGCAGATTGCCAATCAGAATGAGCGCAACCAGTTGCTGAATACCGAGATCGCGGCGCTAAATAAGCAGGTGCGAGAGATTAAGGAGTTGAAGCAGCGGCGGCAGGAGCTGATTGACCGCATGCGTGTGATTCAGGAGCTGCAGGGCAATCGCCCTCTGGCGGTGCGTTATTTCGATGAGATGGTGCGCGCTGCTCCAGAGGGGCTGTGGCTCACCGAGCTCAAGCGTGCCGGCAAGACTCTCGAGATTTCCGGTGTGGCGGAGTCCAACAATCGGGTTTCCTCATTTATGCGCAGTCTCGACCAGTCTGAATGGTTCCAGTCACCTAACCTGACGGGTGTTACGGCCAAACCAGAATTTGGTGAGCAGGCCAGCGCGTTTGAAATGACGGTCAGTGTCAGCGGCCGCAAAAAAGAAGAAGGCGCTGATGACGGCGCCAATAGTGGAGCGTAA
- a CDS encoding pilus assembly protein PilM, producing the protein MGMLPFLNKGPKAMLGLDISSTSVKLLELSRSGDKYRVESYAAEPLPPNAVVDKNINDVGAIAEAIRKVVRRSKTRLRQAAVAVSGSAVITKTLDMPADLSDDALEAQIALEADQYIPYPLDEVNLDFEVQGPSEKGEGQVEVLLAACRSENVEQRISALGEAELQPGVVDVEAYAIERAYTLLDNQFPAQEQLVVAVIDIGATMSALSVMVDGRTVYTREQLFGGRQLTDEIQRRYGLSAEEATLAKRQGGSGLPDDYYPEVLEPFRDAVVQQVMRSLQFFYSSTSYSDVDYILLGGGVAAMDGLAELVGEKLNKPTLVANPFRDMSVASRVNRQALVSEAPSLMIAAGLAMREREF; encoded by the coding sequence ATGGGGATGCTCCCTTTTCTCAATAAGGGCCCGAAAGCCATGCTTGGGCTCGATATTAGCTCCACCTCGGTCAAGTTGCTCGAACTGAGTCGCAGTGGCGACAAATATCGGGTGGAAAGCTATGCAGCCGAGCCTCTGCCCCCGAATGCGGTAGTGGATAAGAACATCAATGATGTCGGTGCCATTGCCGAGGCTATCCGCAAGGTCGTGCGCCGGTCCAAGACCCGCCTGCGTCAGGCGGCTGTGGCTGTTTCCGGCTCTGCGGTCATTACCAAGACCCTGGATATGCCCGCCGACCTCTCCGACGATGCGCTGGAAGCCCAGATTGCGCTGGAAGCGGATCAGTACATTCCCTACCCCCTGGACGAGGTAAATCTCGACTTCGAGGTGCAGGGACCCTCCGAAAAAGGAGAGGGCCAGGTTGAGGTGCTGCTGGCCGCGTGTCGCAGCGAGAACGTGGAGCAGCGGATTTCAGCGTTGGGCGAGGCCGAGTTGCAGCCGGGCGTGGTGGATGTAGAAGCCTACGCCATCGAGCGCGCTTATACCCTGTTGGACAATCAGTTTCCGGCCCAGGAGCAGCTGGTGGTCGCGGTAATTGATATTGGTGCGACTATGAGTGCTCTGTCAGTCATGGTTGACGGTCGCACTGTATACACCCGTGAACAGTTGTTTGGTGGTCGCCAGTTGACCGATGAAATCCAGCGCCGTTACGGGCTGTCAGCAGAAGAGGCCACTCTGGCCAAGCGTCAGGGCGGCAGCGGCTTGCCTGACGACTACTACCCGGAAGTGCTTGAGCCCTTCCGCGATGCGGTGGTGCAGCAAGTGATGCGCTCCCTGCAGTTCTTCTATTCCTCAACTTCGTACAGCGACGTGGACTACATCCTGCTGGGTGGCGGTGTTGCCGCCATGGACGGGCTCGCCGAACTGGTGGGTGAAAAACTTAACAAGCCTACGCTCGTGGCCAACCCGTTCCGGGATATGAGTGTCGCGTCCCGGGTGAACCGCCAGGCTCTGGTGAGTGAGGCACCGTCCCTGATGATCGCTGCAGGCCTCGCCATGCGCGAAAGGGAGTTCTGA
- a CDS encoding type 4a pilus biogenesis protein PilO, whose translation MALEDTLKQLNELDINDIDFSRVGVWPLAGRVALLIVISAVLIGGGYFFMIKDRYGQLEFAENKERQLFTQFERKSFEAANLEAYREQLAEMEETFGALLKQLPKDTEVPGLLEDIDEFGRGSGLTIQKIALEGEQVGEFYVELPIRIEVQGGYHEFGAFISGIAGMPRIVTLHDFEIGTSKDSSALLNMVVRAKTYRYKDQGEEG comes from the coding sequence GTGGCGCTTGAAGATACTTTAAAGCAGCTTAATGAGCTGGACATCAACGATATCGACTTTTCCCGCGTCGGAGTCTGGCCTCTCGCTGGGCGTGTGGCTCTGTTGATTGTGATTTCTGCCGTGCTGATTGGCGGCGGTTACTTTTTCATGATCAAGGACCGCTACGGTCAGCTGGAGTTTGCTGAGAATAAAGAGCGTCAGCTATTTACTCAGTTTGAGCGCAAGTCTTTCGAGGCCGCCAACCTGGAAGCGTATCGCGAGCAATTGGCGGAGATGGAAGAAACTTTCGGGGCTCTATTGAAACAGTTGCCCAAGGACACTGAAGTGCCAGGCTTGCTGGAAGATATCGACGAATTTGGCCGCGGCAGCGGTTTGACCATTCAAAAGATTGCGCTCGAGGGTGAGCAGGTTGGTGAATTCTATGTTGAGCTGCCAATCCGCATCGAGGTGCAGGGTGGTTACCACGAGTTTGGTGCATTTATTTCCGGTATTGCCGGCATGCCACGAATCGTCACCTTGCACGACTTTGAAATCGGTACCAGTAAGGACAGTTCTGCACTGCTGAATATGGTGGTGCGTGCCAAGACCTATCGCTATAAGGATCAGGGAGAAGAAGGATGA